In the Acidimicrobiales bacterium genome, GCCGTCGGCGTGCGGCTGCAGCGACACCACCAGCGAGCACGCCTCGCCCTCGTGCTGCACGACCACCTCGAAGATGGCGCAGCTCCGGTCGACGTAGCTCACGTGGCCGACGACGTGGCCGGCTTCCAGCAGCCGGGTGAACGCCTCCTCGGGCGGGGCCCCGATCAGCAGCCGCTGGCCCTCCTCGATCTCGGCGGTCATCCGCCGGGCGGCGGTGGCGGTCGGCCGGGGTGGGGGCGGCGGCGGTTCGGGCAGGCGGGCGCCGGAGCCGTGCAGCGCCCGGTTGAGCACGGCGTAGGCCTCGTTCACCTCCGCGGCCCGGTCCGTGGCGCGCGGCCCGGCCCGGTCGGGGTGCAGCTCGCGTATCAGCTTGCGGTAGGCCAGGCGCACCGCGGACCACTCGTCGGTGGCTAGGACGCCGAGCACTGCACGCGCTTCGTCCACCTCCACGGCCGGAATCCTCTCACCATCCGGCCGCGTTCGCGCAGTCAGTAACCGACGTTTCCGAGAGTGACGGTTGAAGCGGCGCCAGCCGCCTTCGCCATCTGGGGCGGCGGCGGGGTGGTCGGCACGGGTGAGCGGCTCAGGCGGGGGCGAGGAAGGCGCCCAGGAGGCCGCGGTACCAGCCGGGGTCGTGGCTGCCGGCGTGCTCCCGGGCGGCGTGCATGGCGAGCTGCGCCATGCCCACGTCGACGGTGGTGATGCCCAGGCGCGACGCCGTCACCGGCCCGATCGTAGAGCCGCACGGGATGTCGTTGCGGACCGCGAAGCGCTGCAGCGGCACCGCCGCCTCCTCGGCCGCCAGCTCGACCATGGCGCTGCCGGGGGCGTCGGTGGCGTAGCGGACGTTGGCGTTCACCTTCAGCACCGGCCCGCCGTTGAGCGCGATGCGGTGCTGCGGGTCGTGCTTGTCGACGTGGTTGGGGTGCGTGGCGTGCGCCATGTCGGCCGACAGGCACGCCGAGCGGGCCATCGCCCGGTGCAGCGACTCCCGGTCGCCGCCGCGGGCCAGCACCGTGCGCTCCAGCGTCACCGGCAGGACCGACGAGGCGGCGCCCCGGTCGGACACCGAGCCGATCTCCTCGTGGTCGAACAGGCAGACGACGGGCACGGGGCCGCCGGTCAGCCGGGGCGCCACGTCGACCAGCGCCTCGACCGCGGCCCAGCACGACGCCAGGTTGTCGATCCGCGACGACCCGATCAGCTCGTGGTCGCGCCCGACGAGCGACGCGGGCGTGAGGTCGTGGAGCATGAGGTCCCAGCCGAGGACGTCGTGGGGCGTCACGCCCAGCTCGTTGGCGACGAAGCCCTGGAAGCCGTTCTGGTCGCCGGCGCCCAGGCCCCAGATGGGGGTCAGGTCCTCCTGCGGGTCCACGTGGAGGCCCTTGGCGTTGACCTCCCGGTTGAGGTGGATGGCCAGCTGGGGGATCGTGCAGATGGGCCGGTCGACCCGCAGCAGCTTGACGTAGACGCCGCTGCTCTCCCGGCGCATCGCCACCCGGCCGGAGAGGCCCAGGTCGCGGTCGAACCAGCTGGCCTGGAGGGCGCCGCCGTACACCTCGACGCCGAGCTGGAGGGCGCCGGCGCGGGCGATGTCGGGGCGGGGCTTGATGCGCAGGTTGGGGCTGTCGGTGTGGGCGCCGACGATGCGGAACCCGTCGTGGGCGTCGTGCGCCTCGGTGACCGCCCAGGCCACCAGCGTCCCGCCCCGCACCACGAACCAGCGGCCGGCACCGCTGGGCCAGGGCGCGTCCTCGGCCAACCGGGTGAAGCCGACCTCGCTGAGCATGGCGGCGGCGGTGGTGCAGGCGTGGAAGGGAGACGGCGAGGCGTCGCAGAACGCCAGCAGACGACGGGCGGCGTCGAGGTCAACGGTGGCGGTCACGGTCGCCCGATAGTAGTGACGCACTGAGGCTGCCCGGACCTAGGTCGCCGGCACCGCCAGCCCGAGCGGCCCGGTGCCGGAGGCGCCAAGAGCGGGAGAAGTTCGTTCAGGTTGCTGTACGCCCGTTGCCGGTGCGGGGTTGCGAGGGCCGACCGGGAAGAATCACCCGGTGCTCCCGGCTCTCGACTTGGTCATCGTCCACCACTCCCAGCCGGCGCACGCGGTGGAGACGGTCGCCCGCTTCCTCGACCAGAGCGTCCCCGTGCGGATCGTGGTGGTGGACAACGGCTCGTCGGGCGACGACGTGGAGCTGGTCCGCAAAGGCATCCCGCCCCAGGTGGTGCTCCTGGAGCAGGGCGCCAACCTCGGCTTCGGCCCGGCCGCCAACGTCGGCTTCCGCTGGTTCCTCGACCACGGGCCCGCGCCCTGGCTGGGCGTGGCGCCCCACGACGCCCGGCCCGCCCCCGACTGCGTGGAGGTGTTGCTGGCGGAGATGGCGCGGCGACCCCGGTCGGGGCTGGCGTCGGCCGACGTGGGCGACGGCGTCACCCCGGTCGTCGACCGCTACTTCGGTGCCATCCCCGAGCGGGCCCGGGTGCGCCACGGCTGGGAGCCGGCCGGCTACCCGCACGGCACGCTGATGGTGGCCCGGCGGGAGTGCCTGGAGGACGTGGGGCTGTTCGACGAGCGCTACTTCGCCTACTGCGAGGAGGCCGACCTGGCGTTGCGGGCCCGGGCCCGGGGCTGGCAGGTCGGGGTGGTGCGGGGAGCGGAGGTCCGCAACGCCACCGTCGGCTCCCATGTCGCCGTGGTCGACTACCTGCAGCTGCGCAACACCCTGCTGCTCGCCCGCGACCACTTCGGCCGCTACGCCGCAACCGTACGCACCGTGGTGGCCCTCCTCGACCTGGTCACCGGCCTCGTGAAGCCCGACCGCCGGGGGCCCTACTGGGACGTCCGGGCCCGACTCCTCGCCCTGCGCGACTTCGTCCTGCGCCGCTTCGGACCGCCCCCGGCGTCGGTGACAAGCCGCCAGTGACCGAAATTGCGTGGGAGGTGGTCGCTCTGGGGCCGCCTCCCACGCAATTTCGGGGTTAGCTCTTGAGGCGGCGGTGGAGGCGGTCGGGGGTGTCCTCGAGGCCCGGGAGGGACGACTGCAGGGCGATCCCCGCCGCGGCCATCCGGTCGCCCACCAGCTGCTCGACGTCGGCCCACGTCGTCGCCCGGGGACCGTCGATGCCACGGTTGTAGGGGCGGTCGAAGACGATCACGTAGGCGCCGGTGTCCCGCAGCGCCTCGACGTTGTGGGGGGCGTCGTCGATGTAGCAGTCGGCCTCCACCTGGGGCTTGGCGCCGAGGAAGCAGAGGTCGCGGTAGGGGATGCCGACAGCGTCGAGCCAGGCCACGGTGTCGCCCACGGCCACGGCGTGGCCCCAGTTGTTGTAGAGGCGGTGGGTGATGATGCGGATCCACACGCCGGCGTCGGACAGCCGCCACAGCGCGTCGGCCGCCCCGTCCACGACCGGCATCGACCGGAAGATGCGGTGCTCCAGGACCGCCGACTGGTGCAGGCGGACGAAGTCGTCGGCCGCCAGGCCCCACTCCCGGAAGTTCCAGGAGCGGTCGAGCGGCAGCTCCTCGGGGTCGACGCCCCGATCGGCGGCGACGACGGCCCGGAACGCCACCGTGTAGTCGCCGCACACCTCGTCCAGGTCGACGCCGAGGACGAACCCGTCGCTCATAGGTGCGCAGTCAATCCCCATGCCAACCACCCCGCCGCCGCCCCAAGCGGTGAAGGCGGCCGGGGCCGCTTCGCTGTCAATCCTGTACCTCGGTGCTGCGCGACTGCCATATGCGACCGACGAACACATCGGCGACCAGCAACAGCACGGCCAGCCACCCCAACGGGTGCACCCGGCGCATCTCCCACGGCCAGTCGAAGCTCGGCTCGGGCCCCCAGCGGGCCTGGATGTAGAGCACGTAGAGCATCGCCAGGCCCAGCGCCGCCGGGCTGGCCAGCAGCAGCCAGCGGCGGAACTTCTCGTGCCGGGCGCCGATGCCCGCCGCCACGCCCACCACGAGCCCGATGAGCGCGCCCGCCACGATCCAGCTCAGGACGCCCACCGCCAGGCCGGCGACCCAGGCGGCCGTCCGGCTGGGGAGGGCGCCGTGGTAGCGGAACGCCAGGATCGGCGAGTAGGGCTCGGGCATGGCCGACGGCGCCACCACCGCCAGCTTGGGCCGCCGGAACACCAGGACCAGGCACAACAGGCCCGTCAGGATCGACAGGATCATGGCGACGTTCACCCCTCGCTGGGGCATGAACCGCAGCGACACCTCGAACGACTCGCTGGTCGGCACGACGTACCAGCCGTTGGCGAAGCCGTCGACCAGCTCGGGCGCGGCGAGCGTCTGGCCGTCGATGGTGGCGCTCCAGCCCTCGTTGTAGCTCTGCCCCAGCGTCAGCCAGAACGGCTCCTCCGGGGTGGCGCCCTCGACCTGCACCCGCAGGTGGTCGGGGTCGTCGTCCTCGACGGTGACGGTCGGCTGCGACGCGGCGGCCTCGTCGGCCTCGTCGTCGGGGATCGACTCCGCCACCAGCGTCGACGTGTCGGTGGAGGCGGCACCGCCGGCGGCCGACCGCAGGGACAGCTGGTCGATGTCGATGCCGCTGTCGAAGCCGTCCTCGGCGAGCAGCTCGACGTCGCCGCCGTTCAGCTCCAGCGGGGCGCCGTCGCAGGTGGTGATCGGCAGCGGGCGGCCGGCCATGGCGTCGTCCATCGGGCCGGTGATCCGCACCGGCACCCGGGTGGGCCCGACGGCCAGGAGGTCGCCGCGGCAGCCGCTGTCGAAGGTCTCCGGCAGGGCGGGGACCTTCGGGCCGGGCAGGCCGATCTCGGTGATGGCGGCGGGCTGGGCGATCGGGTTGTCGCTCACCCAGTCGTTGGTGATCTGCTCGTCGACGCCCACCAGCTTGAGGCGGAACTCGCTGCCGGTGACCGCCTCGGGCAGCGCCAGGTCGACGTCGACCGTGGCGTTCTGCTCGTCGCTGCGCTCCAGGTCACCCACGTCGAGCACGGCCGCCGGCCGGCCGTCCACCCACAGCTCCACCTGGGTGGGCACCGAGTGGAGGCGGTCCGTCACGATGGTGAGCGGCAGGTGGTCGATGGTGGTGGGCTGCTGCAGCACCACCTCCACCCACTGGTTGAGCGGGCGGCTGCGGACGGTGGTCCACGCGGTGGCGGGGTCGCCGTCGAAGGCGCTCGACGCCGTGCCGACCGTGCCGGTCAGGTCGCTGACGGATCGCACCCAGGTGGCCGAGCCGTCGTGCGGGCGACCGACCAGGGAGTCGATCACCTCGGCGTCGGTCCGTCCCGACAGCCGGGCCTCGCCGGTGAGGGTGAAGGAGCGCCCGGTGGGCAGCGAGAACTTGCGGTGCAGCTCGCGCTCCTCGTCGGACCGGGTGGGGTCGAGCGGGTCTTGGCGGATCCGGGTGAGCAGCACGGCCAGCGGGTGGTCGAGCGATGCCGGGCCGGCGGCGTCGAGCAGGTCGGTGGGCAGGCGCACCGCCTCCTGGAGGCGGGTGTTGAGCGGCGGCTCGTCGTCGGCCAGCACCTCGACCTCGGCGAACCCGACGCTGCTCTGCCCGGCGTAGCGGGGGAGCACGCCCTTCGAGTCCTCGAGGATCTCGATCTCGAACGACTGGAACGTGAGCCGCGACGGCAGCGTCACAGTCTGCCCGGGCTGCGTCCGCGACTGCTCGGTGACGTCGACGTCCACGTCGGTGCCGTCGTCGAAGTGGAGCCGCACCTTGGTGATGAACCGGGTGGCGGGCCCCTTGATGGGCTGGAGCAGGCGGAGGCGATCGGCGGTGGCGGGCCGGCGCAGGGTCAGCTCGAGGCGCTCGCCGGTGGTGGACACGAAGGCGCCGGTGCGCCAGGCGGTCTGCGGATCGCCGTCGACCGCCAGGATGGCCCGCTCCTCGGGCGAGAACGTGATCGGGTTGCCGTAGGAGGAGGCCTCGGCGTCGACGTCGCCGGCCCGGTCGACCACGGTCTGCGACTCGCTGCCGGCGTCGGGGAAGATCGGCAGCCGGTTGTCGCCCGCGTCGGTCTCGAGCTGGCCGCCGGTCTCCGTCTCCGTGTAGCCGCGGGTGTGGCGCACGGTGGTCCAGCGCTCGCCGCGCTTGCGGTTCGAGTCGGTGATCAGCAGGGCGGCGTCGTTCTCGAGGGCCGCGGCGACGTCGTCGTCGTCCAGGGTGGCGCTGTAGCGGATCAGCTCGGTGCCGTCGATGAGCCCGGCGCCCGCGGCCTCGACCAGCCCGGCCCCGTCGCCCGCCACCACCAGCGGGTTCGACGCCGACTGGGCTTCGACCAGCTTCACCGCGTCCTCCACGGGGAGGACGGCGACGGCGGGCGGGTCGGGGAGGCTGGGGTCGGTGACGAGCAGCAGCTCGTCGTCGAGCTGCACGTCCTCGACGGTGAGGTTGGGGTCGGATGGCCCGAACGGCACCGGCTCGCCCAGGCCGGGGGCCGACAGCACGAAGTCCCAGAAGTTGCGGGGACGTGGGGTGTTGTAGCGCTCGTACTGGAGGTCGCTCTGCACCAGGACGTCGCCGGCCCGCAGCAGGCGGGCGATGGCGGCGAGGGCGTCGGGATCCGCGGTGCGCTCCTGCAGGCGCAGGTCGAAGGCGTTGAGCAGGTTGGCCGATGCCGGTGACCCGTAGGGGATCAGCTCGCGCTGCACCGACGGCCGGTCGAGGAGCCCGGGCAGGATCGGGTCGACGGTGTTGCCCCAGCGGTAGCTGGCGAAGTCGCTGCCGGGGACGACCAGGACGCGGGTGTCGCTGCCCTGCTCGTCGAGATGGGCGGCCGCCTCGTTCCAGTACTCGGGGATGTCGGACGGCCGGCGCAGGTTGTCGGGCACGAACTGGCCCATCCACAGCGGCGGCAGGCACAGCACGGCGACCAGCGGGACGGCGAACCCCAACGGTCGGGCCACGTGCGGCCAGCGCCGGGCGACGCTGGCGACCCCGGAGCCCAGCAGCACGGCCATGCCCAGCACGACCAGCGGCACGGCCCGCGGGAGGCTGCGCATCGCCAGGCCGGCGTCGGAGCTCTGGAAGGCCTGCACCATCCGGGCGAACGGCGGCCCGTGGTCCCACGGGTAGGCGCCGATCGCCAGCGCCGTGCCGATCAGCACCAGCAGCACGAAGTAGGCCCGGTGCCGCCAGCGGGCGACGACCGCACCCCAGATGCCGCTCATCGGGACGAGGTAGGTGAGCAGCACCAGCGGCAGCCACTGGGTGTAGCCCCGGCTGGCCTCGATCCACGGGCCGAGGCGGTCGGTGCCGTAGAAGAACCAGTAGCCGAGGCCCCGCAGCACCTCGTGGCTCACCGACGCCGAGCTGACCACCTTGGCGGTCTCCGTGTAGCGCAGGATCTCGATGCCGTTGCTGCCCTGGACGCTCAGGCCGGCGATCCACCACGCCGACAGGGGCACGGTCAGCACGCCGATCTTCAGCGCCGCCCGGACGGCGGTGCGGGGTGGGACCTCGCGGGCACCCCACACCGAGTGCACCAGCCACAGCAGGGGCGCGAGGCCGACCAGCAGGAGCGCGGTGGCGTTCACCGAACCGCAGGTGGTCACCACCAGGGCGAAGAGCGCGGGGTAGCGCCAGCCCTTGTGCCGCACGGCCTGGATGGTGAGGGCGACGAGCCAGGGGAGCGCGCTGAACGGCAGCAGGATGGCGGACAGGCGCGACACCAGCGTCAGGAGGTACGGCGTCAGCGCGTAGACGAACACCGCGGCGTTCACGCCCGGCCCCCGCCAGCCGAGGACCCGGAGCAGGTAGGCGACCCCGGCCCCGGCGGCGAAGATGATCGTGCCCCACCACAGCCGCTGCGAGACCCAGTCGGGGAACCCGAGCTTCTCGGTGACCCAGTAGAAGGGCCCCATCGGCCACAGGTAGCCGATGTTCTGGTGGGTGACCGTGCCCATGCCGATCGACGGGTCCCACATCGACCAGGCGCGGCTCATCAGCCGGGCGGGGTCGAGGTACAGGTAGGTCTTGGTGTCGGCGCTCACCCAGCCCGGCCGCGTCAGCAGCAGGGGCAGGTAGGCGACGGCGGCCAGGCCGGCGTGGAGCTTGAGCGTCGTGCCCGTGGAGGCGCGCGCCAACGGGTTCCTCATCTGGCGCCGCGGCGCCTGGACACTTCGGCTGCCAGGATCCGCATGACCTGCGTCGCGGTCTGGCCCCAGGTCAGCGCCGCGGCCCGGGCGAGCGCGCCCTGGCGGAGCTGGGCGAGGCGACGGGGGTCGCCGAGCACGTCGACGAATGCCGCGGCCAGGTTGGCCTGCACGGCGCCCAGGTCGCCGTCGACGGGGGCGAGCACGCCGCTCACGCCGTCGACCACGGCGTCCTCGTGGCCGGCGATGCGGGTCGCCACGGCGGGCGTCCCGCAGGCGGCGGCCTCCGTGAGCGTCATCCCCCAACCCTCGCGCGCCGACGCCGACGCCACGACCCAGGCCTGGCGGTACAGGTCGATCAGCTCGGCGTCGCTGAGGTAGCCCCGCAGGGTGACCCAGTCGCCGCCGCCCACCTCGTCGACCGCGGCTTCGACGATCGGGCGTTCGTAGCCCTCGCCGACGATGTGCAGCCGCAGGCCGGGCACCTGCTCCCGGGCCTTGGCGGCGGCCCGCACGAGGAGGTCGTAGCGCTTCACGGGCGCCAGCCGGCCGACCGCGACCACGAGCGGCTCGGGGGCCCGCTGGTCGTCGGTGCCGGGGGTGAAGCGGGGGTCGATGCCGGGGTGGACGACGCTGACCTTGTCGTCGCGGAAGCCGAGGTCCTCGACCATCTCCTGCTTCGACGACTCCGACAGCGTGACGATGTGGGTGCGGCTGTAGAGCGGGGGAGCGAGCTTCGACTCCAGCAGCTCGCCCCACCTGGCGATCCCGGGCGGCAGCGTCATGCCCCACATCTCGGCGTGCACGTGGTGGAGGAACACGATGCGGGGGCCGAAGCACCACAGGGGGCTGAGGAACGGCATGCCGTTCCAGATCTCGATCAGGGCGTCGCGGGGGCCGGTGCGGCCGGCCAGCTCGGCGGCGGCGGCCCGGGGGAACACCATGTAGCGCCCGGCCCGGCGGATGACCCGGTAGCCGCTGCGCAGCGTCTCGGTGGGCTGGCCCTGCGCCCACGACGTGCGCAGGGTGACCTCCACCCCGGCGGCCGCCCAGCGCTTGGCGATCTCGTCGATGTGGACCTCCGACCCGCCGGCTTCGACGTCGTCGAGGTCGCGCCACGCCAGGGCGTGGACCCGCCGGATGCCCGCCGACGCAGCCAGGTCTCCGATCTTGTCGACGGTCTGGGACTCAGGCTCGTCGAAGTCGGCAGTGGTCACGGATCGTTGTCCTCCCCCAGCAGCACCGGCGCCCGGTGGGTCGCTCTATCGGTCCCGAAGATCAGGCGCCGGGTGGCCCGTATGCTACGGAACCTCGCCCCCTCGTACCAGCGTCCTTCAGCTACTTACTTGCCTCTACTCGTCGAACATGGAGCACATCGTGTCTAGCGCAAGTCCGGACCTCATCGAAGCACTCGAGGGTGTCGAGGGTTGGTTCAGCCCCGAACAGGTCGAACGGGTCTCGGCCGCGGCCGCGGCCGCTCCGCCCGGGGGGCGGATCGTGGAGATCGGGTCGTTCCGGGGGCGGTCGATGATCGCCATCGCCCGCTCCGCCCCCGACGGCGTGGAGATCGTGGCGATCGACCCGCACGCCGGCAACGACCGGGGCCCGCAGGAGATCGAGGGGTTCGAGGACGAGGCGGCGGAGGACAACGTGGTCTTCCTCCGGAACCTCGAGAAGGCCGGTGTCGCCGAGCGGGTGCGCCACGTCCGCAAGTTCTCCCACGACGCCCACGGCGACGTCGACGGGGAGATCGACGTGCTCCACATCGACGGCGCCCACCGCTTCGGCCCCGCCCGCGAGGACATCCTGGCGTGGGGCAACCGGGTGGTGGAGGGCGGCTCGATGCTGATCCACGACTCGTTCTCGTCGGTGGGCGTGACCGCGGCGATCCTCTCGTCGCTGACGCCGTCGGGGCACTGGCGCTACGTGGGCCGTTCCCGGTCCCTGGCCGAGTACCGCAAGGTGTCGGTGAAGGGGGCTGCCCGGGTGGGGAACGTGGGCCGCCAGCTCGCCGAGCTGCCGTGGTTCCTCCGCAACGTGACGATCAAGGCCCTGATGGTCGTGAAGCTCAACCGCGTCGCCCGCGTCCTCGGCCACGACGGCGAGCACTGGCCCTACTAGCCGACCGACCTGTCCGAAACCTCGACAGGAACGGTGGCTAGAGCGCCGTTTCTGTCGAAGTTTCGACGGGAGCCGGAGCCGGTGCCGGAGCCGGGGCCGCTGCGGGGGCCGGGGCCGGGGCCGGGGTCAGCTCCGGCTTGCGGCGGAGGATGCGGTCGCGGATGGCCCACCAGGTGACCAGCGACATCGCCTCGCCGATGATGTGCCAGCTCATCTTCGACACGCCGCGGACGCGGTCCATGAAGGTGATCGGCACCTCGACGATCTTGGCGCCGCGGCGGTGGGCCAGGTAGGCCAGCTCCACCTGGAAGCCGTAGCCGGTGGCCTTGGTGCGGCTGGCGTCGATGTCCTGGAGGACCGACGTCCGGTAGGCCCGGTAGCCGGCGGTGGCATCGCGCACGCCGAGGCCGAGGATCTTCGAGGCGTAGGTGTTGCCGATGCGCGACAGGAGGCGGCGGCGCCGGGGCCAGTGCGGGGTGGTGCCGCCCTTGATGTAGCGGGACCCGACGCAGACGTCGGCGCCGGCCTCGATCTGGGCGAGCAGCTCGGGCAGCTTCTCCGGCGGGTGCGACAGGTCGGCGTCCATCTGGACGATGACGTCGTAGCCGTCCTCGAACGCCCGACCGAAGCCCGCCCGGTAGGCGACGCCGAGGCCGCTCTTCTCGGGTTGGCTCAGGACGTCGATCTGGCCCAGCTCCTCGTTGGTTGTCTTGGCGAGGTCGGCCGTTCCGTCGGGGCTGCTGTCGTCCACCACGAGGACGTCCACTTGGGGTGCCGCAGCGCGGACCCGCCGTAGGACCTCGGCGATGTTGTCGGCCTCGAGGAAGGTCGGGATGATGACGAGTGTGCGCATCTGCCCAGCTCTACGATCGGTAAATAAAGTCCGTCAAGCGGCTCGTGTCCCCCCGTGACGGCCACTCCGCCGTGGCGGAGGGGCACCGTAGCCCAGCGGCAGCACCGTAGCTCGCGATGCCCGAGTCTGCCCGTGAGACGGGGTGGCTGGGGCTCAACACTTGAGGTACAGCTCGTACATGCCCCGGTCGTAGCGGGGGTCGGCCGGGTGGTAGACGCCGTAGCTGTCGTAGAGGCAGAACTCGTCGGCGATCACCTGGTTCGGCTTGTCGGAGCCGAGGTCCATCGAGGCGTTGGGCTCGTCCCAGTTGTCGTAGAGCGTGGAGGCGATGTACGCGTCGGCCTCGCTCAGCTCCTCGGCGAGGCCGGAGTCCTCGGTGTTGGTGATGCCCGGCTCCATCTCCAGGTAGTGGGTGCCCGGCTCGAGCTGAGGGAGCAGGTAGTAGAAGAAGGTCTCGGTGTAGGGGGTCTGGCGGAGGTCGCCGCTGCCGACGATGAGGCGGTCACCGGGCTCGGTGACCTGCTCGATGTCGTCGATCATGGCCTGGGCGGCGTCGGCGGCGTCGATCCGGCCGTAGTAGAAGGTGCGGTCCCGGTTGGTGATCGCCTGGATGCCCTCCGTCCGGTAGTCGAACGACTGACCCGTGTAGTCGGCGTACCAGCGCACGCTGTAGTGGGGGATCAGCGTGAACATGACCACGAGGGGGACGAGCGGCAGGGCGGCTCTCACGGCGGGGAGACGGCCGTCGCGCAGGCGGTACCACTCGAGGAGCGCGGCGGGGAGGAGGCCGAAGGGCACGGCGCTGACCCACGACAGGTGCGCCGTGTCGACCCGCTGCACCACCTGCGGCATGGTGCCGAGGCAGAAGAGGCCGAGGAGGAAGAGGAGCCAGCCGTGCGGGCGGCCGGCTCGACGGGAGCGGTGGCCGGTCCAGAGGACGAACGCCGTGACGGCGAAGAGGATCGGGACCCAGAGGAACACCTGCAGCGGCTGGTCGAGGTGGGGGAACGGCCACGGCCAGTTGCGGAACAGCAGGGCGTTGTTGAGGAAGCTGGTGAACTTGTCGGGGTCGGGCGGGAACGGGAGGGTGCGGCCGGGGCGGAGCTCGAAGACCGTCTCGACGACCATGCCGTTCACGACGTTGCCGGGCCCGGCCAGCGCCATGTGGAGGAGGTAGGGGCTGACGCCGAGGGCGACGCCGCCGGCGAGGGCCTTGCGGCCTCGGGCGTCGAGGCCCCAGAGGAACGCGGCACCGAAGGGAAGCCCCAACGCGAGGACCTGGTCGGGCCGGAACAAAAGGGCCGCGCCGGCCAAGAGGCCCGCTGTCACACTTCTTTGAAGGGAAACGACCCCATCAGGGTCGTTTCCCTTCAAAGACGACTGGGCCAAGCGGATGACGGCCCAGACGGAGAAGGCCATGCCCCCGGCCCACGCCAGGGCGGTGAGGCCGACGGGCGGCATGATCAGGATGGCGGCGACCGACCCGCCGAGGACCGCCGGCCAGCGTCCCCAGCGGTAGCCGACGTAGGTCACCCCGACGATGACGCCCAGCAACTGCAGGAGGCCGGCCAGGCGCTCCACCCAGAGGTCGACGCCGAGCACCTGGTAGAAGCCGGCGAGGGCCCAGAGGCTGCCGGGGCCGTAGAGGTGGAGGAAGTCCTTGTTGGGGATGTCGCCCTCGAGGACCCGCTCGGGGAACACGAGCATGAACCCCTCCTCGAACGGCGCCCCCGGCGTCCGGAAGAACCCCACCAGCGGCAACGCGACGACGATCCCCACCACCACCGCCACCACCCACCACGAAGGCACCCACGCCCACCTACCCCGGCCACCACCGTCGTCGGTGTCACCGGTGTCGGGGACCACCTCGTCCATCTCGTCCTTCGCAGCTGTCGTGCCTGTCGTATCTGTCGGTGTGGCGTCGACCGTCATGTCGTGGCTCCGGGAGCTCGGACGTCCCAGGGGAGTCGGACCGGCTGCCAGCTCGAGAAGAGCTTGCGGTCGCGGTCCTTCAGGAGGAGGGCGGGCCGTTCGACCAGGTAGTACGAGATCGCCGCCAGCAGGATCGAACCGACCAGGCTGAAGGCGAGCATCGCGGGGAACCAGCCGCTGAGCAGGTAGGTGCCGTCGGGCGCCTGGATGTCGCGCATGTCCCGGTAGATGTCGGTCACCCCCTCGTGCCAGAGGTAGATGCCGTACGACAGCACCCCCAGCGTCACCATCACGCGCGTCCCCAACCAGCGCAACGACCGAGGGAGAGTCTCGCCCGCCAGCGCCACCGGTGCCAGCAGCAGGATCCCCACGGCGGCGTAGAGGAGCTCCTTGGTGACGGCCTCCCGGGCGCTGTCGGAACCGAGGACGTCGAGGCCCGCCTGGGTGGATACCGCCCAGAAGGCGACCGCCGCCAGCCCCCAGCACACCAGCGGGTGGCGCCGCACCAGCTCCAGGGCGGCCAACGGCCGGTCCCGCCGCCGCGACCACTCGAAGGCGAGCGCGAGCGCCATCCCCGGCACGAACATGTGGAAGTTGCTGGTGATCCAGTGCACGCGGGGATCGGTCACGAACTCCTCGAAGAAGCTGTGGCCCGCCAGCGAGTTGCCGCCCACCGACTCGACCCACGCCCGGAACCCCAGCGACGCCGCGGCCACCACCGCCAGCA is a window encoding:
- a CDS encoding polyprenol monophosphomannose synthase — protein: MRTLVIIPTFLEADNIAEVLRRVRAAAPQVDVLVVDDSSPDGTADLAKTTNEELGQIDVLSQPEKSGLGVAYRAGFGRAFEDGYDVIVQMDADLSHPPEKLPELLAQIEAGADVCVGSRYIKGGTTPHWPRRRRLLSRIGNTYASKILGLGVRDATAGYRAYRTSVLQDIDASRTKATGYGFQVELAYLAHRRGAKIVEVPITFMDRVRGVSKMSWHIIGEAMSLVTWWAIRDRILRRKPELTPAPAPAPAAAPAPAPAPAPVETSTETAL